A genomic stretch from Setaria viridis chromosome 1, Setaria_viridis_v4.0, whole genome shotgun sequence includes:
- the LOC117861623 gene encoding temperature-induced lipocalin-1: MAAAKKSGGGEMTVVRGLDVARYMGRWYEIASFPSFFQPRDGRDTRATYKLLEDGATVHVLNETWSKGKRDYIEGTAYKADPSSDEAKLKVKFYLPPFLPIIPVVGDYWVLYVDDDYQYALVGEPRRKNLWILCRKTSIEEEVYNQLVERAKEEGYEVSKLHRTPQQDPPPESDAAPTDTKGVWWFKSLFGK, translated from the exons atggcggcggcgaagaagagcggcggcggcgagatgacGGTGGTGCGTGGGCTGGACGTGGCGCGGTACATGGGGCGGTGGTACGAGATCGCGTCGTTCCCGTCCTTCTTCCAGCCCCGGGACGGCCGGGACACGCGCGCCACCTACAAGCTGCTGGAGGACGGCGCGACGGTGCACGTGCTGAACGAGACGTGGAGCAAGGGCAAGCGCGACTACATCGAGGGCACGGCGTACAAGGCCGACCCCAGCAGCGACGAGGCCAAGCTCAAGGTCAAGTTCTACCTCCCGCCCTTCCTCCCCATCATCCCCGTCGTCGGCGACTACTGGGTGCTCTACGTCGACGACGACTACCAGTACGCGCTCGTCGGCGAGCCCCGCCGCAAGAACCTCTGG ATCCTGTGCAGGAAGACGAGCATCGAGGAGGAGGTGTACAACCAGCTGGTGGAGAGGGCCAAGGAGGAAGGCTACGAGGTGAGCAAGCTGCACAGGACGCCGCAGCAGGACCCGCCGCCGGAGAGCGACGCCGCGCCCACCGACACCAAGGGGGTCTGGTGGTTCAAGTCGCTCTTCGGCAAATGA
- the LOC117861635 gene encoding small ribosomal subunit protein uS17 produces the protein MAEQTEKAFLKQPKVFLCPKKAAKGNKPGKGGNRFWKSIGLGFKTPREAIEGTYIDKKCPFTGTVSIRGRIIAGTCHSAKMNRTIIVRRNYLHFVKKYQRYEKRHSNIPAHISPCFRVKEGDHVIIGQCRPLSKTVRFNVLKVIPAGSKSGAVKKAFTAA, from the exons ATGGCGGAGCAG ACTGAGAAGGCTTTTCTTAAGCAGCCGAAGGTGTTCCTCTG CCcaaagaaggccgccaaggggAACAAGCCCGGCAAGGGGGGCAACAGGTTCTGGAAGAGCATTGGCCTTGGTTTCAAGACTCCCAGGGAGGCCATTGAAG GAACATACATTGATAAGAAATGCCCGTTCACTGGCACTGTGTCAATTAGAGGTCGCATCATTGCTGGAACATGCCATAGTGCTAAAATGAACAGGACTATCATTGTTCGCAGGAACTACCTTCACTTTGTCAAGAAATACCAGAG GTATGAGAAGAGGCACTCTAACATCCCTGCCCACATCTCCCCCTGCTTCCGTGTGAAGGAAGGAGACCACGTGATCATTGGCCAGTGCAG GCCACTGTCCAAGACCGTGAGGTTCAATGTGCTGAAGGTGATCCCTGCCGGGTCAAAGAGTGGTGCTGTGAAGAAGGCATTCACTGCTGCCTGA